One Ranitomeya variabilis isolate aRanVar5 chromosome 4, aRanVar5.hap1, whole genome shotgun sequence genomic window, CCAGGATGGGGCATGAACTGTATAATGACAAAACACTGGTCTAGCTGATCACAGCGCCATATCTATATAGCGGTTTGAGGGAACACAGCTCCTACGGCGCCATATATATACAGCGCGAGTCTGGAAGTggttaaatgatgctgtcaaatGAACAATGAGCCAAGTTGTGCCCTTTCAAATACCTGTCTCTTCCGACACAGACTATAGGAGATATTCCTTCTAGTACAGACCATTTGCTATCCCCCTTCCAAGCTGAGAATCCAGGAGCTAAGGTGCCAGGATTAACACCTACCTCCAGCAAAAGCCCCTTTGTGCTTACAATACTGGTATATCCAGTTTCACCCTTTTGTCAACTAAATGTAACTCtgccttaagcccccgtcacacatagcgagatcgctagcgagatcgctgctgagtcacaagttttgtgacgcaatagcgacctcagtagcgatctcgctatgtgtgacacgtaccagcgaccaggcccctgctgcgagatcgctggtcgtgtcggaatggcctggacctttttttggtcgttgaggtcccgctgacatcgctgaatcggtgtgtgtgacaccgatccagagatgtcttcactggtaacgagggtaaacatcgggttactaagcgcagggccgcgcttagtaacccgatgtttaccctggttaccagcgtaaatgtaaaaaaaaacaaacagtacatactcaccatctgatgtccatcaggtcccttgccgtctgcttcctgctctgactgagatccggccgtacagtgagagcacagcacagcagtgacgtcaccgctgcgctctgctctcactgtacggcggctcagtcagagcaggaagcagacggcaagggacctgacggataccgaaaggcgagtatgtactgtttgtttttttggtaaccagggtaaacatcgggttactaagcgcggccctgcacttactaacccgatgtttaccctggttacccgggtgctgcagggggacttcggcatcgttgaagacagtttcaacgatgccgaagtcgttcccctgatcgttggtcgctggagagagcggtctgtgtgacagctccccagcgaccacacagcgacttaccaacgatcacggccaggtcgtatcgcttgtcgtgatcgttggtaaatcgctatgtgtgccagGGCCTTTATTGATTTCTCTTATTGATTATTTATTTCCTTCACACTCTACATGAGTTTTTAGATGATGAAGATAAGAATGTGGGACATGTTATTCCTGGGAATCATAACATAAAAAATGGATTctaccctgtatgagttctctgatgtgcaatAAGCTTTGTACTCGtactataacatttcccacattctgaacatgaatacggcttctctcctgtgtgaattctgtaATGTGTAATCAAATTTGacttacggttaaaacatttctcacattctgaacatgaaaatggcttttctcctgtgtgaattttctcatgTGCAAGCAACTTAGATTTAtatttaaaatatttcccacattctgaacaggaaaatagcttttctcctgtgtgagtttgCTGATGCATAAGGAACTGTGCTTTCTGGTTGAAACATTTGCCACATGCTGGACATGAATATGACTTCTCTCTGGTGTGGATTCTTTGGTGTGTAAGAAGAGCTGatctctggataaaacatttcccacattctggacatggatatggtttctcccctgtgtgatttctttGGTGTGTAAGAAGAACTGATTTGTAGTTAAAACTTTTCCCGCATTCTTGACATAAAtgtggcttcacccctgtgtgagttctctgatgtatacGTAAATGTGATTTCCGGATAAAAggtttcccacactctgaacatgaaaatagattttcccctgtgtgaattcgctGATGCATAAGGAAATGTGTTTTCTGGATGAAACATTTTTCACAATcaggacatgaatatggcttctctcctgtgtgagttttttcATGTTTAAGAAGATCTGGTCTCTGgataaaacctttcccacattctggacatgaatacggcttctcccctgtgtgacgtcTGTAATGTGCATGCAAATTTgacttctggttaaaacatttcccacattctgaacatgaaaatggcttttctcctgtgtgaattttttgatgtttaagaagatCTGGCTTCttgaaaaaacatttcccacattctgaacatgaatacggcttctcccctgtgtgacttctgtaATGTGCTTGCAAATTTgacttctggctaaaacatttcccacattctgaacatgaaaatggcttttctcctgtgtgcatTCTCTCATGTGTAAGCAATTTAGATTTctgtttaaaatatttcccacattctgaacagtaaAATAGTTTCTTCTCTGTGGGAATTATTTGATGTTCAACATCACTTTTTCCGCTTTTATTTTGCATAACAGTCTGTGATGAATCCAAATAGGTGACTGATTGAAAAGGCTCCGATGATTGATTTTCGCTCTGAACGGCTGGAGGTATAGCTGGAATAATTGCATGATTTTCATTGGTATCTGGTTTGACaccacagtcatctgccaagaataaaacggaTTTTATTTTTCAATATCAATGCCTTATATTTTATATACTTTCTATACACATAATTCTATACAACTCAAAAGTATAATGACACTATGACCTAAGACAGTGGTGAGCCACCTGTTCACAAATCCCATGGTACTGAACCTCTAAAGTACAATCGACAAACATAATAcacaaatgtagaaaattttgaagCAATAAAGGGAGGATTAAAAGTAAGCATTATTATGTTACAATCTATAGCAACAGATAAAAATAAACACCATAAAACCATGTAagattcttaaaggggtattcccatctctgatcatctatcccaatatgtagtaggtgtaataataatattaggaaatatgtagtatagttcttttgaCTCGCTATGTTGCTcaacccatgtgcagggcattgcattagcttaggtatccatggttactaccactgatatagtgactgttagttgttagtggtcataaccatggatagctacactactgtaatgccctggacatggggtaagcgacatagagaatcaggaaaactataccacatttctaattggaggtatttgctattattattacacctactatattttgggataggatcttggaaatgagaGTTCCCccttaaggcctccttcacatgtcagcATCTCTGGTatgtggtgacagatttcctaTGTACTGGAGACACTTAAACACGTagatccattcaagtgaatggatctgcgcacatgccagtgtgtttccACGTACCATGTGTCTGTGGGCAAGGCACGCTGACATGACTGTTTTTTTAGCAGCAGCACGAGCCGCAAAAGATCTTGCACACgtgaacactgatgacacacggatgacatccgtgtgtcatcattgtgacacataccggcgcctgggaatcagcggtactgttcgcGCTGATCCCCGACTCCGGGTGTTGAAAACAGCTCACATCATTGTATCCTGCTCTGCCTGggatcagcgtgagcaggggacaatgttgagagttgtattcagcccCCGCTGTCTACATAATTTTATTCTaagtataaaataaaatataaaattaaaaaaatcatattatacACACCTTAACACCTAATCCAGTGATGCCTTTGTCCCCTGTaaagaaacaaaaatgaaaaaaaaacaacaatatcacctcACCTGTCCAAAGTTGAAAGAATGCAaagtgtcccacgccgtaatccatttgTGCGACATTTGTTCATCAGCATGAGCGGTGACCCGAGACGACCGCTCAAGTTGAAAACCTGGGGAGAATGACTCATTGCAACCTGATTTCTCAAGGTGAACTAcgatgatctcactgaggtcatcaCAGTTCATAGTTCTGCTTTCACTGCAGGGAGTCATTTTTCCCAGCTCTTCAGCGGGCGCGGTTGCCtcataaccctccatcaaactccatcgcacccaaaagcactacaaatattggctggtaATTAGCTCATCCAAACTTTATCTACCCCCAATTCCTCAAGATGGctggccatcattgtaaataagcccctgtactttGTCACTTCCAccatattgtagattgtaagctattATGGGGAGGGTCGTCAATATCTTtgcattaattattgtattatcattTACTTTGTTATAACTGTTATatgtgaactgttgaattgtaaagcgctgcggaatatgatggctctATATAAGTaaagattatattattattatgagcAAGATGAGCACACAGATGGATTACGGTGTTGGAAACTCTGGATTCTTTCAACGTTGTacaggtgagagatattgttgtcttttgtttttgcttgtttacaggggacaatggcttcatGAGTTAGGTGTTAAGGGCTTGTACCCATTACCGTGGAAAAAAAGTTCCGATTTCAGTCCAGAAAAGTAGGACTAGTGTCATGCAAGTGCCAGGCAattttcatgtgagtacaatccaattttttgcACTTAGCATGCGACTGACATCCGTATGCTATAAGATTGCAatatgattttaacatgagctttggcAGAGTAATTTTCTCGGAAATATTCttgaatacacacatatatacagtatgtatatatacatacacatatagatCGATTGATgacaagccggcaattcatctgccacgtaaagtaaaatcacagcaggactcGACGTAATAGAACAGATAGAATAGattgcatacagtatatacacatagaatagatcgatataaagatgtcagtcacatatataattagtaaaaTGCGTgtgcagtttactgtacatgtatttaattaaatgATTCCTTTTCTGAAAAAATTGCATTggcttaattttcataaccagcagagggaaagctgacagctgtaggctgatgtttatagcctgggaagggggtaatacccatagagtttcccaggctattaatatcagctctcagttgtatacttagtctttactggttattGTAATGGGAGACCCCTCCAAAAATTGACGTAGTGTAACCCTATAATTaaccccggaggtattttcgtttttgagttttcatttttcactcctctTTTCCCAGagccattatttttttatttttctgtcaatatggtcttgtgagggcttgtttttttgcaggacaagttgtacttttgaatgacgccattgattttaccatgtcacgtactagaaaatgggaaaaaaattccaagtgcggtgaaattgcaggaattgaaattgcaatcccacactttttttttgtttggcttttttactaggttcaataaaCGCTAAAAattacctgccactatgattctccaggtcattacgagttcatagacaccaaagatgtctaggcTTTTTTTTAtctgtgatgaaaaaaaattccaaactttggaaaaaaaaacaattgcgccattttccgatatccgtagcgtccccattttttgtgatctcgggttgggtgaaggcttattttttgcatgccaagctgacattttattgatacctttttggtgcagataagatcttttgatcgatcattattgcatttgaatgcaatgttGCAGAACCAAAAAAACTAAATTCTGGCGTTttggctatgccatttagcgatcaggtcaatCCATACTGtttttaatagatcgggcgattattaatcgcggcgataccaaatatgtgtatgtttttttgtattattgttttattttgaatggggaaaggggggtgatttgaacttttataatttttatatttttaaaaacattttttttttttgcatgctccaatagcctccataggagactagaagcttccATAGGAGACTAGTAGCTTCCATAACCCgatcgaggttaagcacatgggccaggcatggtaagtgtgtgagctcgcctcgtctCAGAGCTACCACCAGGTTCCagtcattgtcacacatgactatgcctggctgtaggttcaacggTGTCGGCcatagatctgcctgctctttcagagatgtccacaactcttcagcattgtgcggtttgtcacctaagcatatgagtttcagcacagcctgttgcagcttggctgaggcagtgctgcagtgcttccagcttgtgactgatgtggtcatttcggagatggagcctgaagaggaggaggatgagctgCAGGAGCTGTAGGCTGTgggagcaaccctgattgacctcgggcccgcaatcctcggcatcgggaggacgtgttccatcccaaggtccgactgggccccggcttccactatgttaacccagtatgcCGTCAGCAAGATGCAccgtccttgcccacaagcacttttccatgtgtccgtggttaggtggactttcccagtaactgcattgttgagggcatggctaatgttgtgggacacgtgcttgtgtaatgcggggactgCACACCATCAGAAATagaagaaatagtggcggctggggactgagtactgagggacggccaccatcaggttgcggaaagcttctgtccccacaagcctaaaagacaacattttgagtgcaagcagtcgCAAAATGTggaaatttagtagtgtggccttggctgcgtatttgcgcttgcATTCCAATGTCTAGGGTATAGACAATTGAactctgcactgggacaaggacgtgcttgctgatgatgctagttgagtgtgtgcaatgacaggtgcagggcaggaggcatcttcgcatgcaccatggacagtggattggcttgcacgcataacagcggaagaagcagtgctttcacctgcagacagtgttcctggaccctGAGGTTCGGcctacaaagtcgggtgctttgctgccatgtgcctgatcatgctggtggtggctaGGCTGGTATttttgctacccttgctgatgctggcctggctgatggtgcaaatggcctttttggggttattggcagagcctttaaaaaaacaaccagactagggaagacctaacagttggactggcaacttccgtcatgtcagtgttatggggaacggttgctcgccttctgtctgcggccaccacactgcttcttcctgcctgttagggTGCTACATCTCGCTCCCCATGTACTGCTGTCCTAGCtctacatgtcctcctgccagcttgggtcagttactatatcatccaccacctcgtcttccacttccacaccatggtcctcctcctgacttacaggcaattgtgtctcatcaccaTCCACCTCTGGTGTCACTTTCCCACTATCGCCTTCGTGTGaatatggctgctcaaatatttgggcatcgctatatgcgatctcctcttgccccgctttaAGTAGACTGGGCGAAAGGCCCAAATCTTTaactggaaaagtgaacagctcttcgtagTGTCCAAGTTTGGGATCAATTTTTATTCCAATATTTAAAATTTACCATAGACAAATTAACCAAATACTATGACCTGCAACCCAAATAGTAATACACAAATGCCCCTAGTCCACCCTAGTAATCCCTGATAAACCcttcctgccagcggaggttggcaccctagcttgaacacaaaatggcgcccccgctcaacaacGGCTAACCCTAGACGTAACCTAGTAGGCCCTAGAAATGCCAACAGTCACCTGCTACTGGGATGTCCTGACTGCCGCATGTTTTGTATCTATTGACAGCGGCTGTTCCATTCGCCTCCTGATGAACTAACATCATGGAAGGGAAATGCGTTTTTTTTGCCTGATATAACAGACAGTACAAAACACATCCAGATCTGTTACATTTATTATATGTGTCCGTGGTGTGTTATACCTAGTCTGTAGTCGAACTGGGCATCGGCTTCCCCACATATAACCCTTTAGCATACCAACCTTTTTTGTGGGATCTGGGCTTTTCTTTTGTCCTTTGCACCCCCTATATCCGGTTATTCTTTATACACGGGTTCCCTCACTCTCTTTTTCTATTTTTTGAGAGATGAGAGGGTAAATTTGAAGGGTGAGGGTGAGCCACTTGCGTTCAGATTTAGGGTGAATGGAGGGCTAGTTAGCATAGGCCTGTTTTGTATATAACTTCTCACCCTTGCCCCAAAATTGTCTTGGTCTTCAATTTTTCAGTCAATTGATTTATCAGTTATTAGCATAATTTGCATCTCTTCGCTCCTTTAGTCAAGATGGGTGTTTAAACGGTTGGTAGTAATTGGTAGTTATAACCCTCTTGATCTCACTCCCCACTCTTCCTCCTATTTTTTGCACTCCCTCCCTCCTTTGGTTTTTGGTTTGTGACGTTTACCGTTTGACTGTTGGCATTGCCAGGGCCTACTAGGTTACGTCTAGGGTTAGCCgtcattgagcgggggcgccattttgtgttcaagctagggtgccaacctctgctggcagGGAGGGTTTATCAAGGATGAATAGGGTGGACTAGGGGCATTTGTGCATTACGATTTGGGTTGCAGGTCATAGTATTTGGTTAATTTGTCTATGGTAAATTTTAAATATTGgaataaaaattgtttttaggTATTAGTTATGTCAGTCTGTTAAAAAGAACTATACCAAATCTATCTTCTTAAGTATAATCCAAgtttgggatcagttgtctccgggcactcggcatggtgggaggaaggaggatcagggaggaatatgcggtccaggctcaaggctactgagacttgaccgagtggaagacagggtggtggtggcaaatTGACTGGAACCATTATCTGCTAACCaatcaacaaccttttgacactgctctgggttcaatagtggtgtgctgcagtcccctagtaattcGGACAGGAAGGTCggacgagaagatgtgggtgtttcttGTGACACAATTACAGCTTGCCCACGGCATGCACCATCATGTCCTGTTCCCCGTACCTTGCcacacgccttgcccattttaaatggagaacAATATTTTTCACGTtccctacaaatggctgaatttggagcgaacttatatgtggcCCGTGTGACGGAGAAGCCAGTTTGAAATTTGCtggcctgtaaaaaaaaatatatatatattcctggccccgatacctggggctatgtccacaaatatctgtaatagcagcagacagaactggaatggactctcttgctatatgcactgaagtctggcacatacactgcctgcctgcctaggactgatatctatgcagctttattagtcctcagaaggactgttagttgagatgcatATGTGTATTAGATATGGTATATCAACACTAAGTTAgaaccaagcaaatctctccctagctcagcagcaactctccctatacTGCCTGATTCCGGAGCAGACTGACGAGCATGGCGGCGTCAGGTCTGGTatcgacctgatgacgctgtgtgttcagccaatcactgtaatgcaacaaccaacatggctgcggcattacagtgtgtggcagacaatccctgcatgttcattaacTGTCTAAAGAGAGCCAAACATTCAGGGCGGGGAGCCAAACTCCCACCGAGCAACCCTGGAAATACTCGTCGAGCTGCGAGCATCTCGAGtagtgagatgctcgggcgagcagcggcgagcatgctcactcatcactagtaatgatcaAAAGCTGCCAATTAAAAGTTTGACTGATTTAACAAATTCAGTGTCCCCTTTATTGTTTATTATGAAGATTCTGGAAGATAGGAGCATAAAGTCAGTGGAGGAATATGGGCtacaagtaagtgtgatgcaccccacacgcaGCAGAACTCTGGAACTGAGGCACGCTTTGTCTGTAGGGTGCCAGAGTGTGCAGAAGCAGTAGCTCGCCCACAACAACCTCACTTAGTCATCTTACACAAGCAAAGTACATGTGTAAGCTTGCTAGGTTGTAGGGTCTggggcgagagccacagatctgtttgGTCTGTTATTCCTGTCAATAACTCTGCAGCATTGTgctgtttgtctcctagacaaaataGCTTCAGCAGAGTCTGTTTCTGCTTTGCTATGGCAGTGCTGCTGAGCTTCCAGCTTTCGGCTGATATGGACAACATGCTCGGAGATAGCAAATCAAAGATGGTGAGAGATGAGCAGTAGGAGCTGCAGGAACTGGAGTAggaagtggaggaaaccctgatagaagtagggccagcaatcctccgtGTCAGTatcacatgtgccatgccaggttGGGATTCGGGCCCAGCCTCCACAATATTCACTCAGTGTGTGGTtaaggaaatgtagcatccctgagcACAAGCGATTGTCCACATATTTGATGTTAAGTGGACAATCACAGTAACCATGTTGTTAAGGGCACACGTCGCAATagtggacacatgctggtgtaagatGGGCACGCCACACCGGGACAAATAGTGGCGGCTGAGTAGCGAAGGACCAAatgtgtacacctgtagcaggccatttttttaatttttatttcaaacaaaattTCACCCAAGCCAGGTTATACAGTATGTATGACAAAAAGTTAATTTTTGGATCAAACATATTTAGAGAATTGTACCAGTCcaagtgtttgttgttttttttttttttcttttaaaacacCGTAATATTACACAAaatgtgttaaactgtatggatgactaactgaatccagacctttttttttttttttttaagtaaacatTTTGCAAGTGTAGTttatgtacttctacactcataaaggctttgcaaaaaGTTCAAAGCAAGGAAAACATTATAAGAAAGGTCATCCATAGAAccatgaaaggcaacaactggcaggcctcattcaaatatttttaagatgtatttgatgtactcctacactcaaaggCTTTGCAGAatttgcaaagccaggaaaaattttTTTAAGGAGGGTAATGcaataatcctcttcaggtgtgagATTCTTCTTCTCATTCCTCAGGTTTGAGGGATTGTTCCAACCCCgattgttcacatgggatgcattttgatAGCATTTTTCAGCCCGCCTAAGCTAATAGAAGGGTGTGACTACTAGGATGTTAACCTAGATGCTGTGCATTGCCAtagtgtgaacagcaccacatacaagtctttaaTGTGCATATACAAATGGGTGACAGAACTCTGTCACCTGCACCATCACCTGCTCCCGCATAGGAGGTGGAGAACCCCAAGCACAGTACGATTTCTCAGGAGTGGTCTCGAGTGGAATAGAGGAGCTTCTCCCAGGCCCGTTCATTCCTCAAGAaaggttcatcctgctcccttccttctgagatcacacccactgcataccagcaatgttgcccctccattttcagGAATGTGACAACTGGTTCCAGCAATCAGCTACTGCAGCCTTCAAGGCAAGTGTTCCACCTCTACAGCCCACTGGTTGAATGAGAAGGGTCCTAAACTCTTCTATGGACTCCCATCTCCGCTGCCAGTTGTATGCAGCGACTTCACTCAAGATGCCAAATGTTGGTACCTTGTGGCTAGTGGGCCCGACAGCATTTCTCTAGCCATGGTCCAAGCTTGCTTCCTTGTCTCTTCTGACTACACTAGGTCCCGCACCACTTCCTTGATCATGACTCTCCTAACTGCAGTCCGCAAGACTACAGCAGTAAAGGCTGCAGCCTGGGTTATTCCTTCATGGTTCCAGGAAAGCATTCGGCTCCTGCCCCCGTGCTGTTGTGCAAGCTTTCTCTGGCTCCGacatggctttgtagtttacagaactGGGCAGGTAAAGGTCAGAATCTTCTAATCCTTTgaggtaggtggatcctccaggttgtaagttccttaGGAAAGGGCTTTCACACAATCATTTTAACATttttggatggaggagaatgttatACTCTA contains:
- the LOC143768072 gene encoding uncharacterized protein LOC143768072, with protein sequence MDMDRDQMAERILHLTLEILFRLTGEDYTVVKKTSSERCPDLVCEGWGRPLSPTTGPPHHLIHENLNDQKILELTYKMIELLTGEVPIRCQDVSVYFSMEEWEYLEGHKDLFEDVMMEVPQPLTSPALSSKRTTPERCPLPLLPQDCKQENLNVLQDDQGEALTHINTTEKYVTSDEVCKEEIPTYDYPDDCGVKPDTNENHAIIPAIPPAVQSENQSSEPFQSVTYLDSSQTVMQNKSGKSDVEHQIIPTEKKLFYCSECGKYFKQKSKLLTHERMHTGEKPFSCSECGKCFSQKSNLQAHYRSHTGEKPYSCSECGKCFFKKPDLLKHQKIHTGEKPFSCSECGKCFNQKSNLHAHYRRHTGEKPYSCPECGKGFIQRPDLLKHEKTHTGEKPYSCPDCEKCFIQKTHFLMHQRIHTGENLFSCSECGKPFIRKSHLRIHQRTHTGVKPHLCQECGKSFNYKSVLLTHQRNHTGEKPYPCPECGKCFIQRSALLTHQRIHTREKSYSCPACGKCFNQKAQFLMHQQTHTGEKLFSCSECGKYFKYKSKLLAHEKIHTGEKPFSCSECEKCFNRKSNLITHYRIHTGEKPYSCSECGKCYSTSTKLIAHQRTHTG